The genomic segment CCCGCACATGAAGCGCATCACCTTGCCGAAGATCCTCGAAAGCCTCGTCTATATGCGCGAGGAGGTGATCATCGATCCGGAAATCGCCGAGCGCGCCCGCCGCCCGGTCGAGCGGATGATCGCGCTGGGTTAGTCTTCGTTGATCTGAAACCTTGGTGTCATCCTGGACACTTGCGCAGCAAGTGATCCGGGAGCCAGGGGCAAGCGCTTCAGCGCCTGATCACGTTCAATCACGTAGTATTCCACCACACGCTCCTGGTTCCCGGATCGCCTTCGGCGTCCGGGATGACACAGAGATTTGCGCCCCTATCAATGAAAGTCCCGCGACTTCGGGATGATGCGCACGTTGCGCGGGTGATGCGGCCGGCGCAGCGGCTGCGGATGAACGAATTCGTCGGCGGGAGACAGGACCGGTTTGGTTTCGTGATCTTCCGACAGGCGGTTCAGGTCCACCGTGCGGTCGATCAGCCGTTCCGTCATCAAGTGAATCACCCCTTCCGGGCTTTTCTGCACCCGTCCTTCAGCTAAGAGCAGACGCGCGCCCATGGTCTCCTTGCGGAAGCGTTCGAAGGTGCGCGCCCAGAGCACGAGATTGGCGACGCCGGTTTCGTCCTCCAGAGTGATAAAGATCGCATTGCCCTTGCCGGGGCGCTGGCGCACCAGAACCACGCCGGCGACCCGCACCCAGGCGCCATCCTTGCAGTTGACGAGATCACCGCAACGGATCGCCCGCTCGCGTGCGAAAACCTCGCGCAGGATCTGCATCGGATGACCTTTCAACGACAGATGGATCGTCTGATAGTCGGCGGCGATGTGTTCGCCCAGGCGCATCTGCGGCAGATGCGCTTGCGCATCATGGCCCAGTTCGCGCGCGTCGGCGGCGAGAAACAGTGGCAACGGCGCATCATCGGGCAAACGCCGCACCGCCCAGAGCGCCGCGCGCCGGTCGAGATGCATCGAGCGAAAGGCGTCGGCATCGGCGAGGCAGCGCAACACACTGTTGGGCAAAGCGGTGCGCGCCGCAAATTCCTCGACCGACGTGAACGGTTTTGAGCGATTGTCGGTGATGCGCTTGGCCTGCTCCTCGCACATACCGCTGATCTGGCGGAAGCCGATGCGCAAGGCCGGCGTTCCCTCCCCTTCCAACGTATTGTCCCAGGCGCTGTGATTGACGTCGACTTCGCGGACCTCGACCTTGTTCTTCTGGGCATCGCTGATGATCTGCGCCGGGGCGTAAAAACCCATGGGTTGCGAATTGAGAAGCGCGCAGGCGAAGGCTGCCGGAAATCGGCATTTGATGAAGGACGAGACATAGACGAGCTTGGCGAAGGACGCCGCATGGCTTTCAGGGAAGCCATATTCACCAAAACCCTTGATCTGGTTGAAACAGCGCTGCGCGAAATCGGGATCATAGCCGCGCATGATCATACGACCGACCATCAGTTTCTCGAAATTCTGTATGGTGCCATTGTGACGGAAGGTGGCCATGGCCTTGCGTAGGCCGTTGGCCTCGTCTGGCGTGAATTCGGCTGCGACCATGGCAAGGTCCATAGCCTGTTCTTGGAACAAGGGCACGCCGAGGGTGCGCCCTAAGACACCGATAAGCTCGTTTGGGTCATGGGGTGATTTCGGCGCAGGGAAAACGACAGCTTCTTCTCCATTTCTGCGTCGCAGATAAGGATGCACCATATCGCCCTGGATCGGGCCAGGACGGACAATCGCCACCTGAATGACAAGATCATAGAATTTGCGTGGCTTCAGACGCGGCAACATATTCATCTGCGCGCGGCTCTCGACCTGGAAAACACCCAAGGATTCGCCGTCACACAACATGTCGTAAACGTCTTCTTTCTCGGACGGTACGTCAGCCAGCGTGGTGTCGAAACTATAGTGATCCCGCATCAAGTCAAAAGCCTTGCGGATGCAGGTCAGCATGCCGAGCGCCAGAACATCGACCTTCATCAGGCCGATTTCATCGATGTCGTCTTTGTCCCATTCGATGAAAGTGCGGTCGTCCATCGCCGCATTGCCAATCGGCACTATTTCGTCGAGACGGCCGCGCGACATCACGAAGCCGCCGACATGTTGTGACAGATGACGCGGAAACCCCAGCAAGCGAATAGCCAGATCGACCGCTCTCCGGATCAAAGGATTTGATGGATCGAGCCCGGCTTCCTTGATCTGGCTATCTCTGATGGGTCCTCCCCAACTGCCCCAGATGGTCGAGGAGAGTTTCGCCGTCACATCCTCCGTTAGGCCCAGCGCCTTGCCGACATCGCGGATGGCGCTACGCGAGCGATAGCTGATCACCGTCGCGGCAATACCAGCCCGGTGTCGACCATATTTTTCATAAACGTATTGAATGACTTCTTCGCGCCGTTCATGCTCGAAATCGACATCGATATCCGGCGGTTCACCACGATTTTCGGACAGAAAACGAGCCAGCAGTAGTTTGTGCTTATCGGGGTCAACAGCCGTGATCCCAAGAATGTAACAGACCGCAGAATTTGCCGCCGAACCACGCCCCTGGCAGAGAATGCGGTTATCATTGGCGAAGCGCACGATGTCATGAATCGTGAGGAAATAACGCGCGTAATCAAGCTTGCGAATTAAGGTCAGTTCATTCTTGACCAGCTCTTGCACTTTTTCTGGCATGCCGTCCGGATAACGCATGAGCCCGTGCTTGTGCACCAGATCTTCCAGCCAGTCCTGCGGCGTCCAGCCGGGCGGAATCGGCTCATCCGGATATTCATACCGTAACTGATCGAGAGAAAAAGAAATCCGATCGAGGAAATTGCCCGTTTCATCGATAGCCGCCGGCGCATCCTTAAACAGACGCGCCATTTCCTTCGGTTCCTTGAAATGACGTTCGGCATTGACCTCAAGCCGCCGACCGATGCTTTCCAAGGTTTCGCCTTCGCGGATGCAGGTCATCACATCCTGCAGGTCGCGCTGTTCCGGCGCGTGGTAGAGCACGTCATTGGTGGCGAGCAGCGGCACGTGCGTCCGGCGCGCCAGATCAATCAGCCGGCTCAAACGGCGACGATC from the Beijerinckia sp. 28-YEA-48 genome contains:
- a CDS encoding error-prone DNA polymerase; the protein is MTRYADFATASNFSFLRGASHARDLVAQALGLGHAGLGIADRNTVAGVVRAYAALNHLRKTGTLPATPEREGSGPGEYVLVEHPTPIVLKTEEIQVLAEAFKLVVGARLAFMDGTPDILVYPEDRAGWGRLCRLLTVGNRRAKKGECDLTLDDLLVDTSHLLLVVMPERQLDGLAELLTRLDDAAPGAVWLAATMHRRGDDRRRLSRLIDLARRTHVPLLATNDVLYHAPEQRDLQDVMTCIREGETLESIGRRLEVNAERHFKEPKEMARLFKDAPAAIDETGNFLDRISFSLDQLRYEYPDEPIPPGWTPQDWLEDLVHKHGLMRYPDGMPEKVQELVKNELTLIRKLDYARYFLTIHDIVRFANDNRILCQGRGSAANSAVCYILGITAVDPDKHKLLLARFLSENRGEPPDIDVDFEHERREEVIQYVYEKYGRHRAGIAATVISYRSRSAIRDVGKALGLTEDVTAKLSSTIWGSWGGPIRDSQIKEAGLDPSNPLIRRAVDLAIRLLGFPRHLSQHVGGFVMSRGRLDEIVPIGNAAMDDRTFIEWDKDDIDEIGLMKVDVLALGMLTCIRKAFDLMRDHYSFDTTLADVPSEKEDVYDMLCDGESLGVFQVESRAQMNMLPRLKPRKFYDLVIQVAIVRPGPIQGDMVHPYLRRRNGEEAVVFPAPKSPHDPNELIGVLGRTLGVPLFQEQAMDLAMVAAEFTPDEANGLRKAMATFRHNGTIQNFEKLMVGRMIMRGYDPDFAQRCFNQIKGFGEYGFPESHAASFAKLVYVSSFIKCRFPAAFACALLNSQPMGFYAPAQIISDAQKNKVEVREVDVNHSAWDNTLEGEGTPALRIGFRQISGMCEEQAKRITDNRSKPFTSVEEFAARTALPNSVLRCLADADAFRSMHLDRRAALWAVRRLPDDAPLPLFLAADARELGHDAQAHLPQMRLGEHIAADYQTIHLSLKGHPMQILREVFARERAIRCGDLVNCKDGAWVRVAGVVLVRQRPGKGNAIFITLEDETGVANLVLWARTFERFRKETMGARLLLAEGRVQKSPEGVIHLMTERLIDRTVDLNRLSEDHETKPVLSPADEFVHPQPLRRPHHPRNVRIIPKSRDFH